The following proteins are co-located in the Hippoglossus stenolepis isolate QCI-W04-F060 chromosome 23, HSTE1.2, whole genome shotgun sequence genome:
- the LOC118102671 gene encoding uncharacterized protein LOC118102671, with protein sequence MFGRAKSSSPVSDLGAHPRSHRRPPSTPPLPVRTLQLVAKRPETPVVLRDRRKIRCQGSGVRESWPGTKPTPPSAQPITEVQPRGCNQSHHMTLPSAPPPRPHWSISNKAPPNGQGSEATMMSLLLFCHSSSCNRLVAIDSKVERAMDLVKTHLMVTVREEVKLLREEITELQKKNKELERENHNLRTHNYTHSETQLHTDTQLHTDTQLHTH encoded by the exons aTGTTTGGTCGTGCTAAGTCGTCTTCTCCCGTCTCTGACCTGGGAGCGCATCCTCGTTCGCATCGTCGACCTCCGTCGACCCCGCCCCTCCCTGTTAGgactctgcagcttgttgcTAAGCGACCAGAGACACCTGTTGTTTTACGAGATCGTAGAAAGATCCGAtgtcaggggtcaggggtcagagagTCCTGGCCGGGTACCAAGCCAACCCCACCCTCAGCTCAACCAATCACTGAGGTACAGCCCAGAGGCTGCAACCAATCGCATCACATGACCCTGCCATCTGCCCCGCCTCCTCGTCCTCATTGGTCAATCTCTAATAAAGCTCCTCCCAATGGGCAGGGTTCAGAAGCCACCAtgatgtcactgctgctgttctgccacag tTCTTCCTGTAACAGGCTGGTTGCCATCGACAGTAAAGTTGAACGAGCCATG gacctGGTGAAGACTCACCTGATGGTGAcagtgagggaggaggtgaagcttCTGAGAGAAGAAATCACagaactgcagaagaagaacaaggagctggagagagagaatcacAACCTGagaacacacaactacacacattCTGAGACACAactacacactgacacacaactacacactgacacacaactacacacacactga
- the LOC124851375 gene encoding phosphatidylinositol 4,5-bisphosphate 3-kinase catalytic subunit alpha isoform-like has protein sequence MAPRPSSGELWGLHLMPPRILVDCCLPNGMMVSLECLRETPLISIKQQLFTEARKYPLYHLLQEESCYIFVGVTQEAEREEFYDEMRRLCDLRLFHPILKVIEPLGNREEKILNREIGFAIGMPVCEFEMMKDPEIQDFRRSILSVCREAMEEREGGGAHSQALYVYPPNVESSPQLPQHIYSKLDKGRLIVTIWVIVSPSNSKQKYTLKVSHDSLPEQLIAESIRKKSRSMHLSPQQLRLCVQEYQGQYILKVCGCDEYLLETFPLSQYKYIRSCITVGRLPHLMLVSKDSLYSQLPASGFVTPSYSRRTPQPSPCPGGGDGSPPRSLWAFNTLLRVRLLCATYVNVNIRDIDKIYVRTGIYHGGEPLCDNVNTQRVPCSNPRWNEWLTYDIYLADLPRCARLCLSICSVKGRKGAKEEHCPLAWGNVNLFDYKDVLVSGKVALSLWPVPHGLEDLLNPIGVAGSNPNKETPCVELEFSWFNQMVVFPDEQQIEEHANWTISRELGYNYCHGLVIYT, from the exons ATGGCGCCCAGGCCATCGTCAGGGGAACTGTGGGGGCTCCATCTGATGCCCCCCCGCATCCTGGTAGACTGCTGCCTGCCCAATG GGATGATGGTGAGTCTTGAGTGTCTCAGAGAAACTCCGCTCATCAGCAtcaagcagcagctcttcactgaGGCCAGGAAATATCCACTGTACCACTTACTGCAG GAGGAGTCTTGTTACATTTTTGTGGGCGTGACCCAGGAGGCGGAGAGGGAGGAGTTTTACGACGAAATGAGGCGGCTCTGTGACCTCCGACTGTTTCACCCGATCCTGAAGGTCATTGAGCCGCTGGGAAACCGGGAGGAAAAGATCTTGAACCGAGAGATAG GATTTGCCATTGGGATGCCCGTCTGCGAGTTCGAGATGATGAAGGACCCGGAGATTCAGGACTTCCGGCGCTCCATACTGAGCGTGTGCCGAGAGGCCATGGAGGAGCGGGAGGGGGGCGGGGCCCACAGCCAGGCACTCTATGTTTATCCTCCCAACGTGGAGTCCAGCCCACAACTCCCACAGCACATTTACAGCAAACTGGACAAAG GGAGGCTGATTGTTACCATATGGGTGATTGTGTCTCCTTCCAACTCCAAACAGAAATACACCCTGAAG GTGAGTCACGACAGTTTACCTGAGCAGCTGATCGCTGAGTCCATCAGGAAGAAAAGTCGCTCTATGCATCTTTCACCTCAACAGCTCCGCCTCTGTGTCCAGGAATACCAGGGCCAGTACATCCTGAAG GTGTGTGGCTGTGATGAGTACCTGTTGGAGACGTTTCCTCTCAGTCAGTACAAG tatATCCGGTCCTGTATCACGGTGGGTCGTCTCCCTCACCTGATGCTCGTCTCTAAAGACAGCCTCTACTCTCAGTTACCTGCCTCTGGCTTCGTCACACCTTCCTACAG tcgTCGGACTCCTCAGCCGTCCCCCTGTCCAGGAGGGGGCGATGgttctcctcctcgctctctgtGGGCCTTCAACACTCTGCTGAGGGTCCGGCTGCTCTGTGCCACCTACGTCAACGTCAACATCCGCGACATCGACAAG atctaTGTCCGGACGGGTATATATCACGGTGGTGAACCGCTCTGTGACAACgtcaacacacagagagttcCGTGCTCCAACCCCAG gtggAATGAGTGGCTGACCTACGACATCTACCTGGCTGACTTACCGCGCTGTGCCCGACTCTGCCTGTCGATCTGCTCTGTGAAGGGAAGGAAAGGAGCTAAGGAG gAACATTGTCCTCTGGCCTGGGGGAACGTGAACCTGTTTGACTATAAGGATGTTCTGGTTTCGGGTAAAGTGGCTCTGAGTCTCTGGCCTGTTCCTCACGGCCTCGAGGATCTACTTAATCCCATCGGAGttgctggttcaaatcccaaCAAA GAGACGCCCTGTGTTGAACTCGAGTTCTCTTGGTTCAACCAGATGGTCGTTTTTCCTGATGAGCAGCAGATTGAAGAACACGCCAACTGGACCATCAGCCGAGAGCTGGGCTATAACTACTGCCACGGACTGgtaatatatacataa
- the LOC118102565 gene encoding LOW QUALITY PROTEIN: phosphatidylinositol 4,5-bisphosphate 3-kinase catalytic subunit alpha isoform (The sequence of the model RefSeq protein was modified relative to this genomic sequence to represent the inferred CDS: inserted 2 bases in 1 codon) — protein MAPRPSSGELWGLHLMPPRILVDCCLPNGMMVSLECLRETPLISIKQQLFTEARKYPLYHLLQEESCYIFVGVTQEAEREEFYDEMRRLCDLRLFHPILKVIEPLGNREEKILNREIGFAIGMPVCEFEMMKDPEIQDFRRSILSVCREAMEEREGAGXHSQALYVYPPNVESSPQLPQHIYSKLDKGRLIVTIWVIVSPSNSKQKYTLKVSHDSLPEQLIAESIRKKSRSMHLSPQQLRLCVQEYQGQYILKVCGCDEYLLETFPLSQYKYIRSCITVGRLPHLMLVSKDSLYSQLPASGFVTPSYSRRTPQPSPCPGGGDGSPPRSLWAFNTLLRVRLLCATYVNVNIRDIDKIYVRTGIYHGGEPLCDNVNTQRVPCSNPRWNEWLTYDIYLADLHCPTLPEHCPLAWGNVNLFDYKDVLVSGKVALSLWPVPHGLEDLLNPIGVAGSNPNKETPCVELEFSWFNQMVVFPDEQQIEEHANWTISRELGYNYCHGLHSALILLRYESQTFLSVEIQSVCSHE, from the exons ATGGCGCCCAGGCCATCGTCAGGGGAACTGTGGGGGCTCCATCTGATGCCCCCCCGCATCCTGGTAGACTGCTGCCTGCCCAATG GGATGATGGTGAGTCTTGAGTGTCTCAGAGAAACTCCGCTCATCAGCAtcaagcagcagctcttcactgaGGCCAGGAAATATCCACTGTACCACTTACTGCAG GAGGAGTCTTGTTACATTTTTGTGGGCGTGACCCAGGAGGCGGAGAGGGAGGAGTTTTACGACGAAATGAGGCGGCTCTGTGACCTCCGACTGTTTCACCCGATCCTGAAGGTCATCGAGCCGCTGGGAAACCGGGAGGAAAAGATCTTGAACCGAGAGATAG GATTTGCCATTGGGATGCCCGTCTGCGAGTTCGAGATGATGAAGGACCCGGAGATTCAGGACTTCCGGCGCTCCATACTGAGCGTGTGCCGAGAGGCCATGGAGGAGCGGGAGGGGGCGGG CCACAGCCAGGCCCTCTATGTTTATCCTCCCAACGTGGAGTCCAGCCCACAACTCCCACAGCACATTTACAGCAAACTGGACAAAG GGAGGCTGATTGTTACCATATGGGTGATTGTGTCTCCTTCCAACTCCAAACAGAAATACACCCTGAAG GTGAGTCACGACAGTTTACCTGAGCAGCTGATCGCTGAGTCCATCAGGAAGAAAAGTCGCTCTATGCATCTTTCACCTCAACAGCTCCGCCTCTGTGTCCAGGAATACCAGGGCCAGTACATCCTGAAG GTGTGTGGCTGTGATGAGTACCTGTTGGAGACGTTTCCTCTCAGTCAGTACAAG tatATCCGGTCCTGTATCACGGTGGGTCGTCTCCCTCACCTGATGCTCGTCTCTAAAGACAGCCTCTACTCTCAGTTACCTGCCTCTGGCTTCGTCACACCTTCCTACAG tcgTCGGACTCCTCAGCCGTCCCCCTGTCCAGGAGGGGGCGATGgttctcctcctcgctctctgtGGGCCTTCAACACTCTGCTGAGGGTCCGGCTGCTCTGTGCCACCTACGTCAACGTCAACATCCGCGACATCGACAAG atctaTGTCCGGACGGGTATATATCACGGTGGTGAACCGCTCTGTGACAACgtcaacacacagagagttcCGTGCTCCAACCCCAG gtggAATGAGTGGCTGACCTACGACATCTACCTGGCTGACTTACACTGCCCGACTCTGCCT gAACATTGTCCTCTGGCCTGGGGGAACGTGAACCTGTTTGACTATAAGGATGTTCTGGTTTCGGGTAAAGTGGCTCTGAGTCTCTGGCCTGTTCCTCACGGCCTCGAGGATCTACTTAATCCCATCGGAGttgctggttcaaatcccaaCAAA GAGACGCCCTGTGTTGAACTCGAGTTCTCTTGGTTCAACCAGATGGTCGTTTTTCCTGATGAGCAGCAGATTGAAGAACACGCCAACTGGACCATCAGCCGAGAGCTGGGCTATAACTACTGCCACGGACTG CATTCGGCCCTCATTTTGTTGAGGTATGAGTCCCAGACTTTCCTCAGCGTTGAGATCCAGAGTGTCTGCTCACACGAGTGA